Proteins encoded by one window of Anticarsia gemmatalis isolate Benzon Research Colony breed Stoneville strain chromosome 15, ilAntGemm2 primary, whole genome shotgun sequence:
- the Impbeta11 gene encoding importin beta11, with the protein MDPNIYALVLDTLNRATSQDTEVLKPAEKKLQEWEIEPGFYSVLLDILSNHSIDVNVRWLAVMCFKNGVDRYWRRNAPHAISDAERLKLKEGLMTRNILTEPVSQIATQVAVLISKIARFDAPTYWSNLIPYLIGAVSDPQPVVQHRSLLILHHVIKALASKRLVGDRRTFQDVTNTIYNMILNLWHENTERFLRFIQQGASTELITENLEKALLCLRMLRKLTVFGLKKAHESQDAMAFLNIVFDRAKTSLECRKLLKGRGIYPLELCEKFIIHLTKVALGVLSCQPFSYVPLIRPSLEFALYYCFTEQGMALIYERFTIQCLNIVKGILQCVEYKPPKGDVEQIKEPMTLQAHQMKMQVLNENTLCHMCRHLVTHYFLLSADDLALWDAEPESFATDEAGESWKYSLRPCTEALFTELFQFQRETLTPELVRLLASLQQTPILPDDLNAILKKDAVYNAVRLAAFELYDDVDFDEWFTNVLNQELKIKDNNYRIIRRRVCQLIGQWAGVRASQSLRPAMYEALLEPLTRKDEDAAVKLAAAEALKSTIDDFNFDVEQFAPYAHHAIAALYELLVESEECDTKMHVLHVVSYVMERCGACVARGGGTGALFSYLPQLWAHAAQAAHNMLRAAALSALVHLLKAVCECPPNIRPWMLNVVNESTKLSEPAHVYLLEDALELWLAILETSTAADAPMLQLADNLYPILEQSSEHLRIVVYIMQAYTLLCPEEFLSNAGGKCMALLEDMLSDMRTEGVITVLKMAEICISVSFPERNAFLGIKVIWPILIRAIHCLLEGDDLPMVLSVQLSLVSRVILLSTDLFYKAVQEASNGVAEYDSDPAKVLNRLLHVWTEKMNLITQVERWKVVGLGLAALLTTQNATVLQRFSAILMNLTEVLNDVMKAEDNGSYIDGLLAPPGSRPASPLEGRGGAARWGAGGAGGAGDSRDLPHEQRRRRLVAAHPAHAIDLRAVIHHQLETLKSQVGAETFDRLIQSTDRETLQQIREYIPL; encoded by the exons ATGGACCCTAACATTTATGCGCTGGTGTTAGACACCTTGAACCGTGCCACAAGTCAGGACACGGAGGTGTTGAAGCCAGCCGAGAAGAAACTGCAAGAATGGGAGATAGAACCTGGCTTCTATTCTGTGCTGCTG GACATCCTCTCAAACCACTCAATCGACGTAAATGTCCGATGGCTGGCAGTGATGTGCTTCAAGAACGGTGTGGACCGTTACTGGCGACGTAATGCTCCACACGCCATCAGCGATGCAGAGAGACTCAAGCTGAAGGAGGGGTTAATGACCAGGAATATCCTCACTGAGCCTGTCTCACAGATCGCTACTCAGGTTGCCGTTCTGATTTCGAAGATTGCAag GTTCGACGCGCCGACATACTGGTCAAATCTAATACCTTACCTCATAGGAGCAGTAAGTGATCCACAGCCGGTGGTGCAGCACAGATCCTTGCTGATCCTCCACCATGTTATCAAGGCTTTGGCTTCCAAGAGACTTGTTGGAGATCGTAGGACATTCCAG GATGTAACAAACACAATATACAACATGATCCTAAATCTGTGGCATGAGAACACAGAAAGGTTTCTCCGTTTCATCCAGCAAGGGGCTTCCACGGAACTGATAACAGAGAACTTGGAGAAAGCGCTGTTATGTCTCAGGATGTTGAGGAAACTTACTGTGTTTGGACTGAAGAAGGCACATGAGAGTCAGGATGCTATGGCCTTCTTGAACATCGTGTTTGACCGCGCTAAGACGAGTTTGGAATGCA GAAAGCTCCTAAAAGGCAGAGGCATATACCCGTTGGAGCTCTGCGAGAAATTCATAATACATCTTACCAAAGTCGCGTTGGGAGTTCTTAGCTGCCAACCGTTCTCCTACGTACCTCTCATTAGGCCTTCATTAGAGTTCGCGCTGTACTACTGCTTCACTGAACAGGGTATGGCGTTGATCTATGAAAGGTTCACGATACAGTGCCTCAATATAGTGAAGGGGATATTACAGTGTGTCGAGTATAAGCCGCCGAAGGGAGATGTTGAACAGATTAAGGAGCCTA TGACCCTCCAAGCTCATCAAATGAAGATGCAAGTGCTGAACGAGAACACACTATGTCACATGTGTCGCCACCTAGTGACGCATTACTTCTTACTCAGTGCCGATGACCTCGCGTTGTGGGACGCCGAGCCTGAGAGCTTTGCGACTGATGAAGCGGGTGAATCTTGGAAGTATAGTTTGAGG CCATGCACAGAAGCGTTATTCACGGAGCTATTTCAATTCCAACGTGAGACATTGACGCCGGAGCTGGTCCGACTGCTGGCTTCTCTACAACAGACGCCGATACTGCCGGACGATCTTAACGCTATATTGAAGAAGGACGCGGTGTATAACGCGGTCAGACTTGCCGCGTTCGAGCTTTATGATGAT gTTGACTTTGACGAGTGGTTCACGAATGTGTTAAACCAGGAGTTGAAAATCAAAGACAATAACTACAGAATTATAAGGAGACGAGTATGTCAACTTATTG GACAATGGGCCGGTGTCCGTGCATCACAGTCTCTCCGGCCAGCAATGTACGAGGCATTACTCGAACCTTTAACCCGCAAGGACGAAGACGCGGCCGTCAAACTTGCCGCTGCTGAAGCTCTCAAGAGCACGATTGACGACTTCAACTTCGACGTAGAACAGTTCGCGCCGTACGCGCATCACGCAATTGCTGCACTTTATGAGCTCCTG GTGGAGTCGGAGGAATGCGACACGAAGATGCACGTGCTGCACGTGGTGTCGTACGTGATGGAGCGCTGCGGCGCGTGCgtggcgcgcggcggcggcacGGGCGCGCTGTTCTCGTACCTGCCGCAGCTGTGGGCGCACGCCGCGCAAGCCGCGCACAACATGTTGCGGGCCGCCGCACTCTCCGCACTCGTGCACCTGCTTAAG GCGGTATGCGAATGTCCACCGAACATCCGGCCGTGGATGCTGAACGTAGTGAACGAGTCCACCAAGTTATCGGAGCCGGCGCACGTGTACCTGTTAGAGGACGCGCTGGAGCTGTGGCTCGCCATACTGGAGACGTCCACCGCTGCTGACGCGCCTATGTTGCAGCTGGCTGATAATTTATATCCTATATTGG AACAATCATCAGAACACCTACGAATAGTAGTGTACATAATGCAAGCGTACACTCTGCTATGTCCGGAGGAGTTTCTATCGAACGCGGGCGGCAAGTGCATGGCGCTCCTGGAAGACATGCTCAGTGACATGCGGACCGAAGGAGTGATCACTGTGCTGAAGATGGCAGAGATATGCATCAGCGTCAGCTTCCCTGAGAGAAACGCCTTCCTTGGTATTAAGGTTATTTGGCCGATTCTGATTAGGGCTATACA CTGTCTACTAGAAGGCGACGACCTCCCAATGGTCCTATCAGTCCAGCTATCTCTAGTATCAAGAGTCATACTGCTATCAACGGATCTATTCTACAAGGCGGTACAAGAAGCGTCTAACGGTGTAGCGGAATACGACTCCGACCCGGCCAAAGTGCTGAACAGATTGTTGCACGTCTGGACCGAGAAGATGAACCTCATCACGCAAGTTGAGAGGTGGAAAGTTGTTG GTTTGGGTCTAGCAGCGTTACTGACGACGCAGAACGCGACAGTGTTACAACGCTTCTCAGCCATACTGATGAACTTGACCGAAGTGCTGAATGACGTCATGAAGGCCGAGGACAACGGCAGCTATATAGA CGGTCTACTAGCGCCACCAGGCTCGAGGCCAGCGTCTCCTCTCGAAGGTCGTGGCGGCGCGGCTCGCtggggcgcggggggcgcgggcggcgcgggggaCAGTCGCGACCTGCCGCATGAACAACGTCGGCGGAGGCTGGTGGCCGCACATCCTGCACATGCGATTGATTTACGTGCTGTTATACACCACCAG TTGGAGACCCTAAAGAGCCAAGTGGGAGCGGAAACCTTCGACCGTCTGATACAGTCCACCGACCGAGAGACGTTACAACAGATACGAGAATACATCCCCTTGTAA
- the LOC142978902 gene encoding arrestin domain-containing protein 2-like: protein MTWTNCTIILNSDSTGSFYTGDIVTGNIVLELKKDQKIQRIDFKVVGICKAQWSRSSPTIPYIKIYSEKRKVLSITISDIFKEILHGNTIRAGVYQYPFHFALPSDLPSTFESSIAKTTYYIKVKSKPAYKLRKIVNFNVLGNINLNHVDDMLMPCFHEFKKEFRNSGTFGLSIRTYQAFAPKQTVPFEVTINNEKKVRIYKINITLIQKIRYTVSSGYADEERKMCKVEHKKFSHNIAEICYIHMEIPQIIPSSLNIREPMIDISYIFRIEVIFPFHFTLQKEIPVTVSTAPVIHSEF from the exons ATGACATGGACGAATTGCACCATTATTTTGAACAGTGATTCCACTGGAAGTTTTTATACTGGTGATATTGTGACAGGAAACATTGTATTGGAACTGAAAAAAGACCAAAAAATCCAac GTATTGATTTCAAAGTTGTCGGAATATGCAAAGCACAATGGTCCAGATCTTCACCGACAATTccatatattaaaatttactctgAGAAAAGAAAAGTGCTGAGTATCACTATATcagatatatttaaagaaattttacacg GTAACACAATACGAGCTGGAGTTTATCAGTATCCGTTTCACTTTGCTTTACCCAGCGATTTACCGTCCACATTCGAAAGCTCAATAGCCAAAACTACGTATTATATTAAAGTCAAGAGTAAGCCCGCGTATAAACTGCGcaaaatagtcaattttaatgtcttaggaaatataaatttaaatcacGTAGATGATATGTTG ATGCCATGTTTTCACGAGTTCAAAAAAGAATTTCGCAATTCTGGCACTTTTGGATTATCCATCAGAACATATCAAGCATTTGCACCAAAACAAACAGTGCCTTTTGAAGTAACGatcaataatgaaaaaaaagtaaggatttataaaataaatataacattaatacag AAAATTCGATACACAGTATCCTCGGGATATGCTGACGAAGAGAGAAAAATGTGTAAAGTTGAACATAAAAAGTTTTCACATAATATAGCGGAGATTTGTTATATTCATATGGAAATACCGCAAATAATACCATCTAGTCTAAACATAAGAGAGCCTATGAtagatatttcatacatatttcgA atCGAAGTAATATTTCCTTTTCATTTTACGCTACAAAAAGAAATACCAGTCACTGTGTCGACCGCACCAGTCATTCACtcagaattttaa